From the Chthoniobacterales bacterium genome, one window contains:
- the mutS gene encoding DNA mismatch repair protein MutS, with product MPDALTPMMQQYQRLRASVPPDTLLLFRLGDFYELFFEDAKEASGLLNLALTHRNSVPMCGMPYHAAQGYIAKLIQAGRRVAICDQTSEPRPGKIVTREITQIITAGTVSELDLLKANRPNYLGAVYFHEGRFGFAYAELSTGEFRVTEANNISALLDDLARISPAEVLVSERQMGEFGEIARSLAYDDFAFLTDHARFTLCEHFRVKSLDGFGCSEMPAAIGAAGAIVHYLKQQLRRKVDHLASLRCDARDDYVLLDAATQANLELVESRGARNMSLLAALDRTVTPMGGRKLRSWILQPLRDLHELECRQQLIADLLHEADLLAGLRACLKSIRDLERAAGRLSQASGNARDLVALKVSLQQIPELKGELRKLIDRTEFGKEPQPGTLCRRVFDSLQEMPALTEKLAGALVEDPPMVLKEGGIFRDGFNADLDELRQGSREGKNWIAQLQEREIAETGIKSLKVRFNSVFGYFIEITKSNLANVPGRYVRKQTTVGGERFITPELKEMESKILGADEKARQLEYQLFQTVREETLRELEPIQSTAAAIGTLDVICSLAETARLYGYSRPVLNDSLRLVIRDGRHPVLDQNLAEEKFVPNDTDLDGERMRLAIITGPNMAGKSTYIRQVALIVLMAQIGSFVPASSAEIGLVDRVFTRVGASDDLSRGQSTFMVEMNETANIVNNATERSLVILDEIGRGTSTFDGLSIAWSVAEFLHDRIKARTLFATHYHELTKLAGERKGVANFNVAVREWNEQIIFLRKIIPGGADKSYGIHVARLAGVPKEILDRAKDILSHLEKPNGAAEEPKPRKGKRSKKVVVAPVKPQMDLF from the coding sequence ATGCCGGACGCGCTTACACCGATGATGCAGCAATACCAGCGGCTGCGCGCCTCGGTGCCGCCGGACACGCTCTTGCTCTTTCGGCTCGGGGATTTTTACGAGCTCTTTTTCGAGGACGCCAAGGAAGCGTCGGGGCTTTTGAATCTTGCGCTCACCCACCGGAACAGCGTGCCGATGTGCGGCATGCCTTATCATGCCGCCCAGGGCTACATCGCGAAATTGATTCAGGCGGGGCGCCGAGTCGCGATCTGCGATCAAACCAGCGAGCCGCGGCCGGGGAAAATCGTCACGCGCGAGATCACCCAGATCATCACCGCCGGAACAGTGAGCGAGCTGGATTTGTTGAAGGCGAACCGGCCGAATTATCTCGGCGCGGTTTATTTCCACGAGGGCCGGTTTGGTTTCGCCTATGCCGAGCTGAGCACCGGCGAGTTTCGCGTGACCGAAGCGAATAACATCAGCGCTTTGCTGGACGATCTGGCTCGGATTTCGCCCGCGGAAGTGCTGGTGAGCGAGCGGCAAATGGGTGAGTTCGGCGAGATCGCGCGCTCTCTGGCCTACGATGACTTCGCGTTCCTGACCGATCACGCCCGGTTCACGCTCTGCGAACATTTTCGGGTCAAATCACTCGATGGTTTTGGTTGCAGCGAGATGCCGGCGGCGATCGGTGCGGCGGGCGCAATCGTGCATTACCTAAAGCAGCAGCTGCGCCGGAAAGTCGATCACCTGGCGTCGCTGCGTTGTGACGCGCGGGACGATTATGTCCTGCTCGACGCCGCCACCCAGGCGAATCTCGAGCTGGTGGAATCGCGCGGGGCGCGAAACATGAGCCTGCTCGCCGCGCTGGACCGCACGGTCACGCCGATGGGCGGCCGGAAATTGCGAAGCTGGATTTTGCAGCCGTTGCGCGATCTCCACGAACTGGAGTGCCGGCAGCAATTGATCGCCGATTTGTTGCACGAAGCCGATCTTCTGGCAGGTCTGCGCGCCTGCTTGAAATCGATCCGGGACCTGGAGCGCGCCGCCGGCCGGTTGAGCCAGGCGTCGGGCAACGCGCGCGACCTGGTGGCGCTCAAAGTTTCGCTTCAGCAAATCCCGGAATTGAAGGGGGAGTTGCGGAAGCTGATCGATCGGACGGAATTTGGCAAGGAACCCCAGCCCGGCACTCTCTGCCGCCGGGTGTTTGACTCGCTCCAGGAGATGCCGGCGCTGACGGAAAAGCTGGCGGGAGCGCTGGTGGAGGACCCGCCCATGGTTTTGAAGGAGGGGGGAATATTTCGGGACGGATTCAACGCCGACCTCGACGAACTCCGGCAAGGCTCCCGGGAAGGGAAGAATTGGATCGCGCAATTGCAGGAGCGCGAGATTGCCGAGACCGGGATCAAATCGCTCAAGGTCCGGTTCAACTCGGTTTTTGGTTATTTCATCGAGATCACGAAATCGAACCTCGCAAACGTGCCGGGTCGTTATGTCCGCAAGCAAACCACCGTGGGCGGCGAGCGCTTCATCACCCCGGAGCTGAAGGAAATGGAGTCGAAGATTCTCGGTGCCGATGAAAAAGCGCGGCAACTCGAGTATCAGCTCTTCCAGACGGTCCGCGAAGAGACGCTCCGCGAACTGGAGCCGATCCAGAGCACGGCGGCGGCGATTGGCACGCTCGATGTCATTTGCTCGCTGGCAGAAACGGCGCGCCTCTACGGTTATTCCCGACCGGTGCTGAACGATTCGCTCCGGCTGGTTATCCGAGACGGGCGCCATCCGGTGCTCGACCAGAACCTGGCGGAGGAAAAATTCGTGCCTAACGACACTGATCTCGATGGCGAACGGATGCGCCTCGCCATCATCACGGGACCGAACATGGCCGGCAAATCGACCTACATTCGGCAGGTAGCCTTGATTGTGTTAATGGCGCAGATCGGCAGCTTCGTCCCGGCCTCGAGCGCGGAGATCGGCCTGGTCGATCGGGTTTTCACGCGCGTCGGCGCGAGCGACGATCTTTCCCGGGGCCAATCGACCTTCATGGTGGAAATGAACGAGACGGCGAACATCGTCAACAACGCGACGGAACGCAGCCTGGTGATCCTGGATGAGATTGGCCGGGGCACCTCAACCTTCGACGGACTCTCGATCGCCTGGAGCGTGGCCGAATTCCTCCACGACAGAATCAAGGCGCGCACGCTCTTCGCAACCCATTACCATGAGCTGACGAAGCTGGCCGGAGAACGCAAGGGAGTGGCGAACTTCAACGTGGCCGTGCGGGAATGGAACGAGCAGATCATTTTCCTGCGCAAGATCATTCCGGGTGGCGCGGACAAGAGTTACGGCATCCATGTCGCGCGTTTGGCCGGGGTGCCGAAGGAGATTCTCGATCGCGCCAAGGACATTCTCTCGCACCTCGAAAAACCGAACGGCGCCGCGGAAGAACCCAAGCCGAGAAAAGGAAAACGCAGCAAGAAGGTAGTTGTTGCGCCGGTTAAACCGCAGATGGATTTGTTTTAG
- a CDS encoding DUF4142 domain-containing protein: MKKPTKSLSSLVLIAAGCALCLGPAAQAAKEPPKTDQSKPTASPSAAAGPSAKDKSFMKEAAKGGMMEVDMGKMAQQKGKSPEVKKIGTTMVTDHTKANNELMAIAKKKGVDLSKEKSKSHSMNDANFDKEYIDMMVKDHEKDLAAFQAEAKDGTDADVKAFASKTSSVIKKHLDMVKAAQAKMK, encoded by the coding sequence ATGAAAAAACCAACAAAATCACTCTCAAGCCTGGTGCTCATCGCAGCCGGTTGCGCGCTTTGCCTCGGCCCGGCGGCGCAGGCCGCGAAGGAGCCGCCTAAAACGGACCAGTCAAAACCGACTGCCAGCCCCTCTGCGGCAGCCGGCCCCAGCGCCAAGGACAAGTCCTTCATGAAAGAGGCTGCGAAGGGCGGCATGATGGAAGTCGACATGGGCAAGATGGCCCAGCAAAAGGGCAAAAGCCCCGAAGTAAAGAAAATCGGCACCACCATGGTGACCGATCACACCAAGGCGAACAACGAATTGATGGCGATCGCCAAGAAGAAGGGCGTCGATCTTTCGAAAGAAAAATCGAAATCGCATTCGATGAACGACGCGAACTTCGACAAGGAATACATCGACATGATGGTGAAGGACCACGAGAAAGACCTGGCCGCGTTTCAGGCCGAAGCCAAGGACGGGACCGACGCGGACGTGAAAGCATTCGCTTCGAAAACGTCGTCGGTGATCAAGAAGCACCTCGACATGGTCAAGGCTGCGCAGGCGAAAATGAAATAA